A single Populus alba chromosome 7, ASM523922v2, whole genome shotgun sequence DNA region contains:
- the LOC118050551 gene encoding uncharacterized protein At4g37920 — MENCCSFMKLNLSSSITKPALFKTTNTFFSSLNDEKLPSTTLKTPLSVSPHRHKTAATQILKTSFKANSSIANAEVPVEVEVAEGYSMTQFCDKVIDVFLNEKPRVKEWRKYLVFREEWNKYKESFYTRCKTRADRETDPTMKQRLISLASKVNKIDEDMEKHDKLLKEIQDNPTDLNAIVAKRRKDFTGDFFRYLALLSETYDTLEDRDGVARLVAKCMSAVSAFDNTLESLETLDAAQAKFDDILNSSSVDAACEKIKSLAKAKELDSSLILLINSAWAAAKESTSVKNEVKDIMYSLYKAMKSSLRSIAPKEIKLLKHLLNIADPEERFSALAIAFSPGDDHEAKDPYALYTTPKELHKWIKIMLDAYHLNKEDTDIKEAKQMSQPVIIQRLFILKETIEEEYLEKTTFQTQPEGDTKPED, encoded by the exons ATGGAGAATTGTTGCAGCTTCATGAAATTGAACTTATCATCTTCTATAACCAAACCCGCTCTATTCAAAACCACCAAcaccttcttctcctctttaaatgatgaaaaactaccCTCCACAACTCTCAAAACCCCCCTTTCAGTGTCACCCCACAGACATAAAACAGCGGCCACTCAAATCTTGAAAACCA GTTTTAAAGCAAATAGTAGCATAGCAAATGCTGAAGTGCCTGTGGAAGTGGAAGTTGCAGAAGGGTACAGTATGACCCAATTTTGTGATAAGGTAATTGATGTGTTTTTGAATGAGAAGCCTAGAGTTAAGGAATGGAGAAAGTATTTGGTGTTCAGGGAAGAGTGGAATAAGTACAAGGAAAGTTTCTACACTAGGTGCAAAACAAGAGCAGATAGAGAGACTGATCCAACTATGAAGCAAAGGTTAATCTCACTTGCCTCTAAAGTTAACAAG ATTGATGAAGATATGGAAAAACATGATAAACTTCTCAAGGAGATTCAAGATAACCCAACTGACCTCAATGCAATTGTTGCAAAACGGCGCAAGGATTTTACTGGAGACTTCTTTCGTTACCTTGCTCTTCTTTCAGAAACTTATGACACCTTGGAGGACCGTGATG GAGTAGCTAGGCTAGTGGCTAAATGCATGTCTGCTGTCAGTGCTTTCGATAATACATTGGAGAGTTTGGAGACATTAGATGCTGCCCAGGCCAAATTTGATGATATCCTTAACTCTTCTTCAGTGGATGCAGCATGTGAAAAGATCAAAAGCCTAGCCAAGGCAAAGGAACTTGACTCTTCCTTGATCCTATTAATAAATAGTGCTTGGGCGGCAGCAAAAGAATCCACTAGTGTGAAAAATGAG GTCAAGGATATAATGTATAGTTTATACAAAGCCATGAAGAGCAGTCTTAGGAGCATTGCCCCAAAAGAAATAAAGCTCCTCAAGCACTTGCTGAACATCGCAGATCCTGAAGAGCGATTCTCAGCATTGGCAATAGCATTCTCTCCAGGTGATGACCATGAAGCCAAGGATCCTTATGCTTTATACAC GACTCCCAAGGAGCTGCACAAATGGATTAAGATAATGCTCGATGCATACCATCTCAATAAAGAGGACACTGACATTAAGGAAGCCAAGCAGATGTCTCAGCCCGTAATTATACAAAGGCTGTTCATTCTAAAAGAAACCATTGAAGAAGAATACTTGGAAAAGACAACATTTCAGACGCAACCAGAAGGGGACACTAAACCAGAGGACTAG
- the LOC118050552 gene encoding probable protein arginine N-methyltransferase 6 — MYSSSGDSNGYHQDNKQQLGMSHRDRVRRARAKSRDGYGEEQKVTPCTEFDKAYFNSYAHVGIHEEMIKDHVRTNTYRDAIFHHQSLIEGKVVVDVGCGTGILSIFCAQAGAKRVYAVDASDIAVQANEVVKANNLSDKVIVLHGRVEDVEIDEEVDVIISEWMGYMLLYESMLGSVITARDRWLKHGGLILPSNATLYMAPVTHPDRYRESIEFWRNVYGIDMSAMLPLAKQCAFEEPSVETISGENVLTWPHVVKHVDCYTITIDELESVTTTYKFRSMMRAPFHGFAFWFDVEFGGPAATPINPRAPVLPTAPSNNSPMDGSQRKKRTNPNEALVLSTAPEDPPTHWQQTLIYFYDPIDVEQDQLIEGSATLTQSKENRRFMNINLRYSSGGRSFVKESVMR; from the exons ATGTACTCAAGCTCAGGTGACAGTAACGGATACCACCAAGACAACAAGCAGCAACTCGGGATGAGTCACAGAGACCGAGTTAGAAGAGCACGCGCCAAGTCACGTGATGGATATGGTGAGGAACAAAAGGTCACTCCTTGTACCGAGTTTGACAAGGCTTACTTTAACTCTTATGCTCATGTTGGTATCCATGAAGAGATGATTAAG GATCATGTGCGGACAAACACTTATAGGGATGCAATCTTTCACCATCAGAGTTTGATTGAAGGCAAG GTTGTCGTGGATGTTGGCTGTGGCACCggaattctttctattttttgtgCTCAGGCTGGTGCAAAACGG GTATATGCAGTTGATGCAAGTGATATTGCTGTGCAG gCAAATGAAGTTGTGAAGGCAAACAATTTATCAGACAAAGTCATTGTATTACATGGACGAGTTGAG GATGTTGAAATTGATGAGGAGGTTGATGTAATAATTTCAGAATGGATGGGCTACATGCTTTTGTATGAG AGCATGCTGGGAAGCGTCATCACTGCCAGAGATCGCTGGCTAAAGCATGGAGGCCTTATTCTTCCTTCAAATGCAACT TTGTACATGGCACCTGTCACACATCCAGACAGATACCGTGAAAGCATTGAGTTTTGGCGAAATGTTTATGGAATCGATA TGTCTGCCATGTTGCCCTTAGCAAAACAGTGTGCATTTGAAGAGCCATCTGTGGAAACAATATCAGGTGAAAATGTATTGACATGGCCACATGTG GTTAAGCATGTGGATTGCTATACGATTACAATTGATGAACTAGAATCTGTCACAACGACATACAAATTCAGGTCAATGATGAGAG CTCCATTTCATGGGTTTGCGTTTTGGTTCGATGTTGAATTTGGTGGGCCTGCAGCTACTCCAATCAATCCTCGAGCACCAGTCTTACCAACTGCACCATCAAACAATTCTCCAATGGATGGTAGTCAGAGGAAGAAAAGGACAAATCCAAATGAGGCACTTGTGCTATCCACTGCACCCGAGGACCCTCCAACACATTGGCAACAG aCTTTGATATACTTCTACGACCCAATAGATGTGGAGCAAGATCAACTCATTGAAGGCTCAGCAACACTAAcacaaagcaaagaaaaccGTCGATTCATGAATATTAACCTTCGATACTC TTCTGGCGGGCGGTCCTTTGTAAAGGAGTCAGTGATGAGGTGA
- the LOC118050553 gene encoding mitochondrial import receptor subunit TOM40-1, giving the protein MAGFVPPGTALLGNEATSAAAKKVNEVHKNVDYMNLPCPIPYEELHREALMSLKPEYFEGMRFDFTKGLNQKFSLSHSVMMGPMEIPSQSSEVIKIPTAHYEFGANFIDQRTMLIGRVLTDGRLNARVKCDLTDDLALKANAQLTNEPHMSHVMLNFDYKGKDYRSQLQLGNGALFGASYIQSVTPHLSLGAEVFWAGQHRKSGVGYAGRYETDKMVAAGQVASTGLMALSYVQKVSEKVSLATDFMYNYLSRDVTVSVGYDYALRQARLRGKIDSSGCTSAFLEERLNMGLNFILSAELDHKKKDYKFGFGLTVG; this is encoded by the exons ATGGCGGGGTTCGTACCTCCAGGTACAGCGTTGTTAGGCAATGAAGCAACATCTGCAGCAGCCAAAAAGGTCAATGAAGTGCACAAAAACGTTGATTACATGAACCTTCCTTGTCCAATTCCATATGAAGAACTCCATCGTGAAGCACTCA TGTCTTTAAAGCCTGAATATTTTGAGGGGATGCGTTTTGATTTTACCAAAGGACTGAATCAGAAATTTTCACTTAGTCACAG TGTAATGATGGGGCCAATGGAAATTCCTTCTCAATCTTCAGAAGTCATCAAAATCCCGACTGCTCACTACGAGTTTGGTGCTAACTTTATAGACCAAAGG ACAATGCTTATTGGGAGGGTGCTGACTGATGGGAGACTAAATGCAAGAGTGAAGTGTGATTTGACTGATGATCTTGCCTTGAAGGCTAATGCTCAG CTCACAAACGAGCCTCACATGTCTCATGTCATGTTGAACTTTGATTACAAG GGTAAAGACTACAGGAGCCAGTTGCAACTAGGAAATGGTGCCTTATTTGGTGCTAGTTACATTCAG AGTGTGACCCCTCACCTGTCCTTGGGCGCTGAAGTATTTTGGGCTGGTCAGCATCGGAAGTCTGGTGTTGGATATGCTGGTCGGTACGAGACAGACAAGATG GTTGCTGCAGGGCAAGTTGCCAGCACTGGATTGATGGCTTTGAGCTATGTGCAGAAGGTTTCTGAGAAG GTTTCACTAGCAACAGACTTCATGTACAACTACTTATCAAGAGATGTGACAGTTAGTGTTGGCTATGATTATGCCCTCAGACAA GCTCGTCTGAGAGGAAAGATTGATTCCAGTGGGTGCACTTCTGCCTTCTTGGAAGAACGCTTGAATATGggtctcaattttattctttctgCAGAG